A window of Strix aluco isolate bStrAlu1 chromosome 2, bStrAlu1.hap1, whole genome shotgun sequence contains these coding sequences:
- the TGDS gene encoding dTDP-D-glucose 4,6-dehydratase isoform X2: protein MSGLPGPAELPVFEKRLLVTGGAGFIASHVVVSLVKNYPNYLIINLDKLDYCASLKNLETVSEKENYKFIQGDICEPDFIKQLFKTEKIDIVLHFAAQTHVDLSFWHALEFTYVNVYGTNVLVAAAHEANVEKFVYVSTDEVYGGSTDKEFDESSPKRPTNPYASSKAAAECFVQSYWERYQVIPKFISLLQQNRKCCIHGSGLQKRNFLYATDVVEAFLTVLKEGKPGEIYNIGTNFEMSIAQLAKELIHLIKKTSSESEMEHWMDYVKDRPTNDLRYPMNSEKMHNLGWRPKVPWKEGIKKTIEWYKENFHNWKNSEKALEPFPVTEPFAQLSGP from the exons ATGTCAGGGCTGCCGGGCCCCGCCGAGCTGCCGGTCTTCGAGAAGCGGCTGCTGGTGACGGGCGGCGCGGGGTTCAT TGCTTCACATGTAGTTGTCTCTCTTGTGAAAAACTACCCGAACTATCTGATTATAAATCTAGATAAG CTTGACTACTGTGCAAGCTTGAAGAATCTTGAAACTGTCTCTGAGAAGGAAAACTACAAGTTTATCCAG ggAGATATTTGTGAACCTGATTTTATAAAACAGCTCTTCAAAACTGAGAAAATAGATATAGTCCTTCATTTTGCAGCTCAAACGCATGTAG ATCTCTCATTTTGGCATGCCCTGGAATTCACCTATGTGAATGTTTATGGCACTAATGTGCTGGTTGCTGCTGCGCATGAAGCCAATGTGGAGAAGTTTGTCTACGTTAGTACGGATGAGGTATATGGAGGTAGCACTGACAAG gaATTTGATGAATCCTCACCAAAACGTCCAACAAATCCCTATGCTTCCTCTAAAGCAGCTGCAGAATGTTTTGTTCAGTCTTACTGGGAAAGGTACCAA GTTATTCCAAAGTTTATATCTTTGTtgcaacagaacagaaaatg CTGTATTCATGGCTCTGGACTTCAAAAAAGGAATTTCCTTTATGCAACTGATGTGGTAGAAGCATTCCTTACTGTCCTGAAGGAGGGGAAGCCAGGTGAAATTTATAACATTGGAACTAACTTTGAGATGTCCATTGCCCAGCTTGCTAAGGAGTTAATCCATTTA ATAAAAAAGACCAGTTCAGAATCTGAAATGGAGCACTGGATGGATTATGTCAAAGACAG ACCTACCAATGACCTAAGATACCCaatgaattcagaaaaaatgcaCAATTTAGGATGGAGACCTAAAGTGCCTTGGaaggaaggaataaagaaaacaa TTGAATGGTACAAAGAAAACTTTCACAACTGGAAAAACTCAGAGAAAGCTTTGGAGCCCTTTCCTGTGACAGAGCCATTTGCACAGCTCAGTGGTCCGTAG
- the TGDS gene encoding dTDP-D-glucose 4,6-dehydratase isoform X1, translating to MSGLPGPAELPVFEKRLLVTGGAGFIASHVVVSLVKNYPNYLIINLDKLDYCASLKNLETVSEKENYKFIQGDICEPDFIKQLFKTEKIDIVLHFAAQTHVDLSFWHALEFTYVNVYGTNVLVAAAHEANVEKFVYVSTDEVYGGSTDKEFDESSPKRPTNPYASSKAAAECFVQSYWERYQFPVVITRSSNVYGPHQYPEKVIPKFISLLQQNRKCCIHGSGLQKRNFLYATDVVEAFLTVLKEGKPGEIYNIGTNFEMSIAQLAKELIHLIKKTSSESEMEHWMDYVKDRPTNDLRYPMNSEKMHNLGWRPKVPWKEGIKKTIEWYKENFHNWKNSEKALEPFPVTEPFAQLSGP from the exons ATGTCAGGGCTGCCGGGCCCCGCCGAGCTGCCGGTCTTCGAGAAGCGGCTGCTGGTGACGGGCGGCGCGGGGTTCAT TGCTTCACATGTAGTTGTCTCTCTTGTGAAAAACTACCCGAACTATCTGATTATAAATCTAGATAAG CTTGACTACTGTGCAAGCTTGAAGAATCTTGAAACTGTCTCTGAGAAGGAAAACTACAAGTTTATCCAG ggAGATATTTGTGAACCTGATTTTATAAAACAGCTCTTCAAAACTGAGAAAATAGATATAGTCCTTCATTTTGCAGCTCAAACGCATGTAG ATCTCTCATTTTGGCATGCCCTGGAATTCACCTATGTGAATGTTTATGGCACTAATGTGCTGGTTGCTGCTGCGCATGAAGCCAATGTGGAGAAGTTTGTCTACGTTAGTACGGATGAGGTATATGGAGGTAGCACTGACAAG gaATTTGATGAATCCTCACCAAAACGTCCAACAAATCCCTATGCTTCCTCTAAAGCAGCTGCAGAATGTTTTGTTCAGTCTTACTGGGAAAGGTACCAA TTCCCAGTTGTTATCACACGGAGCAGTAATGTTTATGGACCACACCAGTATCCAGAAAAA GTTATTCCAAAGTTTATATCTTTGTtgcaacagaacagaaaatg CTGTATTCATGGCTCTGGACTTCAAAAAAGGAATTTCCTTTATGCAACTGATGTGGTAGAAGCATTCCTTACTGTCCTGAAGGAGGGGAAGCCAGGTGAAATTTATAACATTGGAACTAACTTTGAGATGTCCATTGCCCAGCTTGCTAAGGAGTTAATCCATTTA ATAAAAAAGACCAGTTCAGAATCTGAAATGGAGCACTGGATGGATTATGTCAAAGACAG ACCTACCAATGACCTAAGATACCCaatgaattcagaaaaaatgcaCAATTTAGGATGGAGACCTAAAGTGCCTTGGaaggaaggaataaagaaaacaa TTGAATGGTACAAAGAAAACTTTCACAACTGGAAAAACTCAGAGAAAGCTTTGGAGCCCTTTCCTGTGACAGAGCCATTTGCACAGCTCAGTGGTCCGTAG
- the TGDS gene encoding dTDP-D-glucose 4,6-dehydratase isoform X3 encodes MGDICEPDFIKQLFKTEKIDIVLHFAAQTHVDLSFWHALEFTYVNVYGTNVLVAAAHEANVEKFVYVSTDEVYGGSTDKEFDESSPKRPTNPYASSKAAAECFVQSYWERYQFPVVITRSSNVYGPHQYPEKVIPKFISLLQQNRKCCIHGSGLQKRNFLYATDVVEAFLTVLKEGKPGEIYNIGTNFEMSIAQLAKELIHLIKKTSSESEMEHWMDYVKDRPTNDLRYPMNSEKMHNLGWRPKVPWKEGIKKTIEWYKENFHNWKNSEKALEPFPVTEPFAQLSGP; translated from the exons ATG ggAGATATTTGTGAACCTGATTTTATAAAACAGCTCTTCAAAACTGAGAAAATAGATATAGTCCTTCATTTTGCAGCTCAAACGCATGTAG ATCTCTCATTTTGGCATGCCCTGGAATTCACCTATGTGAATGTTTATGGCACTAATGTGCTGGTTGCTGCTGCGCATGAAGCCAATGTGGAGAAGTTTGTCTACGTTAGTACGGATGAGGTATATGGAGGTAGCACTGACAAG gaATTTGATGAATCCTCACCAAAACGTCCAACAAATCCCTATGCTTCCTCTAAAGCAGCTGCAGAATGTTTTGTTCAGTCTTACTGGGAAAGGTACCAA TTCCCAGTTGTTATCACACGGAGCAGTAATGTTTATGGACCACACCAGTATCCAGAAAAA GTTATTCCAAAGTTTATATCTTTGTtgcaacagaacagaaaatg CTGTATTCATGGCTCTGGACTTCAAAAAAGGAATTTCCTTTATGCAACTGATGTGGTAGAAGCATTCCTTACTGTCCTGAAGGAGGGGAAGCCAGGTGAAATTTATAACATTGGAACTAACTTTGAGATGTCCATTGCCCAGCTTGCTAAGGAGTTAATCCATTTA ATAAAAAAGACCAGTTCAGAATCTGAAATGGAGCACTGGATGGATTATGTCAAAGACAG ACCTACCAATGACCTAAGATACCCaatgaattcagaaaaaatgcaCAATTTAGGATGGAGACCTAAAGTGCCTTGGaaggaaggaataaagaaaacaa TTGAATGGTACAAAGAAAACTTTCACAACTGGAAAAACTCAGAGAAAGCTTTGGAGCCCTTTCCTGTGACAGAGCCATTTGCACAGCTCAGTGGTCCGTAG